Part of the Niallia alba genome is shown below.
TGAAACAGTGCGTGAAGGAATTGACCATATTATTAGACCACAGGAATCGACTGGCTTTTTTCTTGTTATCATTGTCCTTTCCATATCTGTTTGCTTAGAGTTTACCGTATTAATAAAGGCAATGAGAGAAATCGTTACAACAGCTGGCTTAAAAACTAGAGGCTTACAATTATTCCCTTCTAGCTTTACCTATTTGAAATCAGCAAAACCAGCAACTAAATTGGTATTCTTAGAGGATTCCGTGGCAACAGCAGGAGGAATATTAGCAATCCTAGCAGTAATCGTATCGGAGTACACAAACTTTAAGCAAGCGGAAGGCATTGTATCCATCATTATTGGAATCTTTATGTTTATTGTGGTCGGTAAAGTATTCTTGGATAATGCCGCAGGTGCAATTGGTGAAGCTGACTTGGAGATGCAAGGTGTAATCGGCAATATTGCTATGAAAGATCCAGATGTACGAGATATTCAAGGCCTTGCTGTTTATAAAGAGGGAGAAGATTTTCATGTCGAACTTAGCATCGAAATCGATAGTAAGTTAACGGTCGAGCAAGTTGATAAAATCAGACAACGAATTGAAAAACAAATCCTCACAGAAAAGGGCGTATCCGATATTATCATTGAATTTGATAAAGATGATGGGATTTTAAATTGGCCTCACTCGATTCATAAATATGAAAAGCGGAAAAAAACGCATGAAATGGGAAAATATAACTAACCACCAATGGAGGATGAAGTCTCCGCTGATGGAATTTTCTTTATTTAAGGCTGTTTTCGAAAATTTGTTGCTAATAACCCGGAGCCGGAATACACTTTCCGTGGGGTTCGCAATGAGCCTCCAGGGTCTCAGACTGTCTTGCTAATCCCATGGTGTCTACTTGTATTCCGACTGTTTTATTTTTCCAACTCATTCATTTTTCTGATAAAAAACAGCATTTTTTTAGAAAACTTTCTTATTTAATAACCGCCTCTTCAAAGGGTGCGTAAAATACTCCTTTTGGGGCGAGGATATTTGTTTCTGACTCCTCTTCCCTTCCGTTTACTTTATAGTTGCCTGCTGGAAAGTAATCATAGTATCCTGAATTTATATGCAAATCCACATAATATTCATCCAGTTCCCTCATTAAAATATGATAAGCTTCCCTATCAATAATTTCGCCTAATTCATCTAATGCAAAATTTTCTCTAACTGCTTCCAGAAAAGGTTCACAAGAATCTGCAGCAATATATAAATCGACGTCACAGCATTCCATGCAAAGTAGAACCTCTTCTCCCTTTATATTTTCATATGCATCATCGACCATCTCTTTTAATATCTGTTTAATTTTTTCTTTATTAACCAAATTCATGGTTGTTTTCACTGCAATTCCCTCCAACTATTACGAGCTAAACAAAAATATCTATAGAATTATCATACACAAAAACAAGTACAAAATGAAATAATAACATTTTGTACTTGTTTATTCCCCCTTCAACTTTATTGCTTGTATAACCTCGTTTTCAAATATAGTTTTAATCTAAATGATTCAATAAATCCTTGCTGTTCATATACTCCAATGTATCATGTTGATAACGGGAAAGGATGTATTCAATTTGCGGCATTGGCGATACAATTGATATTTTCTTCTTTTTGATAATCCGAATAATTGGCTTTGCTGTTGATTTTGAATCTGCTATCACCCACTTCCCCTTCTTTTTTCTAAGTGTTAAATCAATAATACCAAGATGATTTCCCCAGTTTCCTGCTTGCACTGCTGGTTTTCCATTAATCAATCCCTTTTCATGATTAACTCCTTTTGGTCCTTTTTCTCCCTTTACTGGAAAAATGCCATGTGAATGTCCATAAAGGATAACATCGATTCCTTCCACCTTACTAATATCTCTTACGTTATTACCTGA
Proteins encoded:
- a CDS encoding cation diffusion facilitator family transporter — protein: MKELILLLKNGNRSALLAALVNTIISLLKGVAYFLTGNVAMFAETMHSLGDAANQFFVFIGSALSKKAPTKRFPGGFGRLVNIVLLFAVLIVGIMAYETVREGIDHIIRPQESTGFFLVIIVLSISVCLEFTVLIKAMREIVTTAGLKTRGLQLFPSSFTYLKSAKPATKLVFLEDSVATAGGILAILAVIVSEYTNFKQAEGIVSIIIGIFMFIVVGKVFLDNAAGAIGEADLEMQGVIGNIAMKDPDVRDIQGLAVYKEGEDFHVELSIEIDSKLTVEQVDKIRQRIEKQILTEKGVSDIIIEFDKDDGILNWPHSIHKYEKRKKTHEMGKYN